A portion of the Edaphobacter lichenicola genome contains these proteins:
- a CDS encoding nucleotide sugar dehydrogenase codes for MLTSSQVALPKIAQERMNRLEARTAKIGVIGLGYVGLPLSLLLSEAGFNVTGFDIDTKKVTDLEAGKSYIFRIPAEEIQSARKLGFKATVDFAGLSDQDAIILCVPTPLTEHREPDLSFVEKTAAAAAPWLREGQLVVLESTTYPGTTEELMIPILEAGNKHGLKVQSPGTPAEHGVFYVAFSPEREDPGNTTVARHNIPKVVGGHEEIATELAAVLYEGIFTRSVRVSSTRVAEMTKLLENIYRCVNIALVNELKLLALRMGVDIWEVIDAASTKPFGFHPFYPGPGLGGHCIPIDPFYLSWKAKEYDFNTRFIELAGEVNEGMPAHVVQYVAKGLNQNKKAVNGSRILMLGMAYKKDIDDLRESPSLTVIELLREQGAEVLYNDPYFPTVGRGRHYNLNMTCTPLEDLGQYDCVLIMTDHSDYDYKDIVGKSQLVVDTRNATKGIKSEKIVRC; via the coding sequence ATGTTGACATCAAGCCAAGTTGCTTTACCGAAGATCGCGCAGGAGCGCATGAACCGCCTGGAGGCCCGCACCGCCAAGATCGGCGTGATTGGGCTCGGGTATGTTGGGTTGCCGTTGTCTCTGCTTCTGTCCGAGGCGGGTTTCAACGTGACTGGTTTCGATATTGATACCAAAAAGGTTACAGATCTTGAGGCGGGCAAATCGTATATCTTCCGTATTCCTGCGGAGGAGATTCAGAGCGCTCGGAAGCTGGGCTTTAAAGCTACGGTTGACTTCGCCGGCTTGTCGGATCAGGACGCCATCATTCTGTGCGTGCCGACGCCGCTGACGGAGCATCGCGAGCCTGATTTGAGCTTTGTGGAAAAAACGGCTGCTGCTGCTGCTCCGTGGCTTCGCGAGGGTCAGTTGGTGGTGCTGGAGAGCACAACCTATCCAGGGACGACCGAAGAGCTGATGATTCCGATTCTTGAGGCGGGGAACAAGCACGGGTTGAAGGTGCAGAGCCCGGGGACTCCGGCGGAGCATGGTGTGTTTTATGTTGCTTTCTCGCCAGAGCGCGAGGACCCAGGCAATACGACCGTGGCTCGTCACAATATTCCGAAGGTGGTTGGTGGCCACGAAGAGATCGCTACGGAACTGGCGGCGGTGTTGTACGAGGGCATCTTCACCCGTTCGGTTCGGGTGTCTTCGACGCGCGTGGCGGAGATGACGAAGCTGCTGGAGAATATCTATCGCTGCGTGAATATCGCGCTGGTGAATGAGCTGAAGCTGCTCGCGCTGCGTATGGGCGTGGATATCTGGGAGGTAATCGATGCGGCGTCAACGAAGCCGTTTGGATTTCATCCGTTTTATCCCGGGCCTGGGTTGGGCGGACACTGCATCCCGATCGATCCGTTTTATTTGAGCTGGAAGGCCAAAGAGTACGACTTCAACACGCGCTTTATTGAGCTGGCGGGAGAGGTCAACGAGGGGATGCCTGCCCATGTGGTGCAGTACGTCGCGAAGGGCTTGAACCAGAACAAAAAGGCTGTGAATGGCTCGCGCATTCTGATGCTCGGCATGGCCTACAAGAAAGACATTGACGATCTGCGTGAGTCGCCATCGCTGACCGTGATTGAGCTGCTGCGGGAGCAAGGCGCTGAGGTTCTTTACAACGATCCCTACTTCCCCACGGTTGGCAGGGGGCGTCACTACAACCTGAATATGACGTGTACGCCGCTCGAAGACCTGGGGCAGTATGATTGCGTTCTGATCATGACGGATCACTCCGACTATGACTACAAGGACATCGTTGGCAAGTCTCAGCTGGTGGTGGATACGCGGAACGCAACGAAGGGAATCAAGTCGGAGAAGATCGTTCGTTGCTAA
- a CDS encoding SDR family oxidoreductase, whose product MARYLITGIAGFIGSSLAHTLVEQGHQVSGIDNLSTGNLENLADIRHAISFQQMDLQDVPGIQAACEGVDYILHQGALASVPRSVKDPLTSHESNINGTLNLLIAARNAKVRRIVYAASSSAYGDQPTQPKQEDMLPRPLSPYAVQKLTCEYYIQSFYRAYGLEGICLRYFNIFGPRQAADSPYSGVIAQFTFKMMAGETPTIFGDGLTSRDFNFIDNAVSANLLACLAPSEVATGRVFNVGTGKSHTLNEVYATIAEQLGFPNKPIYGPPREGDIQHSLADIDRARNELGYQPRAHFHEGLKKTVAWYLEEKLKKEAVGSKS is encoded by the coding sequence TTGGCCCGTTATCTCATCACCGGAATCGCAGGTTTCATCGGCTCATCCCTGGCCCATACACTCGTCGAACAGGGTCACCAGGTCAGCGGCATCGACAATCTCTCCACCGGAAACCTCGAAAATCTCGCCGACATCCGCCACGCAATCTCCTTCCAGCAGATGGATCTTCAAGACGTCCCCGGCATCCAGGCCGCCTGCGAAGGCGTCGACTACATCCTCCATCAGGGAGCGCTCGCCTCAGTCCCTCGCTCCGTCAAAGATCCCCTCACCTCGCATGAATCCAACATTAACGGGACCCTTAACCTGCTCATCGCGGCCCGCAACGCAAAGGTGCGCCGCATCGTCTACGCCGCATCCTCATCGGCCTACGGAGACCAGCCCACCCAGCCCAAGCAGGAAGACATGCTCCCCCGCCCACTCTCGCCCTACGCCGTCCAGAAGCTGACCTGCGAGTACTACATCCAGTCCTTCTACCGAGCCTATGGCCTCGAAGGTATCTGTCTCCGCTACTTCAATATCTTCGGCCCCCGCCAGGCTGCCGACTCACCCTACTCCGGCGTCATCGCCCAGTTCACCTTCAAGATGATGGCAGGCGAAACCCCCACCATCTTCGGCGACGGCCTCACCAGCCGCGACTTCAACTTCATCGACAACGCCGTCAGCGCCAATCTCCTCGCCTGCCTCGCTCCCAGCGAAGTAGCCACCGGCCGCGTCTTCAACGTCGGCACCGGAAAAAGCCACACCCTCAACGAGGTCTACGCCACCATCGCAGAGCAACTCGGCTTCCCCAACAAACCCATCTACGGGCCGCCAAGAGAGGGCGACATCCAGCATTCGCTCGCAGACATCGACCGTGCTCGCAACGAGCTCGGCTATCAGCCCAGGGCACACTTCCACGAAGGCCTGAAGAAGACCGTTGCTTGGTACCTCGAAGAAAAGCTGAAGAAGGAAGCTGTCGGCAGTAAAAGTTAA